The Edaphobacter flagellatus sequence GATCGTCCGTATTTAGGACAGCGACACGCGGAGGTGGAGTTCCAACGCCTTCAAACAAGCGCGATTTCGCGGCAAAATAGGCCTCCATCGTCCGGTGGTAGTCCAGATGATCCTGCGTCAGATTGGTGAAGATAGCAACCTCAACAGGAAGCCCCCACACGCGCTCCTGCTCCAGCGCGTGACTGGACATCTCCATCACAGCCTCGGTCGCGCCAGCCCTCACGCCGTCGGCAAATAGCTCCAGAATGTCGCGCGACTCAGGCGTCGTGTGCAGAGATTCGCGCACCTCTCCGGCAACGTGTGTCTCGATCGTGCCGATCAGCACGCACTTGCGGCCCACGCTGCGCAGCATCGCTTCAAGAAGAAATGCAGTCGTCGTCTTGCCGTTGGTCCCCGTGACTCCGCTGAGGGCCAGGTGTGACTGCGGATGGTTGAAGATGGCGGAGCTTGCTTCCGCTAACGCTCGACGTCCATGCTCGACAAGAGCGAGGCCTAAATTTTTACCTCGCAATGCTGCAAAGGCATCGCGCGAATCTGTGATGATCGCTGCTGCGCCTGCAGCGACAGCCTTCTCGACGAACTGGTTTCCGTCTACAGAACCGCCGCGCATAGCGACGAAGACATCTCCGTGCTGAACGCGGCGCGAGTCGTATTGAACATTCGCGACTATAACGGGAGAAGCGACACACTCCACCGTCGTTACGTCGCGCAGTACTTCGTTCCAGTCCATATCTTCTATTGATTCTAAGCTTGCGCGAGGACTTGGCAGCTATCGTGCAAAGCGCACGACGATCTCGGTTCCCGCAGGCACGGTTGTGCCCGGAGCTGGCGCCTGCTCTTTCGCAAGTCCGCTGCCAGCGGGCTGCACGCGCAGTCCAAGACTGCCTGCTTTTTCGACAACCACGCGCAACGGCAGTCCCTCAAACGACGGGACCTGGACGCGATGGCTAGCATCGACAACGACTCCTCCGTTTGGCTTCGACTGCATCGCAGGAACAACCTGCGGAGACGCTACAGCTGCGCTTTGCAATACGGGCGTGCTCTCGCTGCCGGACTGAAACGCTGCAACCACCTTTGCAGGCAGCAGGCTCATCAGCTTCGAACTCTTGCTGTTGCTGGTTGCCGTCGCTTTGGGTGCAGGCACAGCGGGTGTAGCAGCGGCGTCCGACTGAGCGCGCAGTGGATCATCTGCTGGAAGCTCGTTGATCTGCGCAAACATCTGCTCGAGGTTGGCGCCATTGTCTGCCAGCGAATCATCGACCTCGACATTATTCTTTGCCAACATCATCTGCTGCTGGCTCTTGGTCTTCAATGGCTGATCGTGTGGAACGCCGAGGTACTCCAACACTTGCTGCGCGACTTCCGCGAAGACGGGCGCGCTGGTTTCTGAACCATAACGAGTGCCCACCGTGGGCGTATCGATCACAACAGCCACCGAGATTGCAGGGTTGCTGACCGGTGCGAAGCCTGCAAAGCTGGCGACCAGTTTCGTATGCGAATACGTGTGGGTGACAGGGTCGACCTTCTGCGCGGTACCGGTCTTACCACCGGCACTGTATCCATTGAGCGCGGCACGCTTTCCGGTTCCCTCAACGACAATGCCCTGCATCATGCTGCGCATCTTGGCGGAGGTAAGCTCCTTGATGACGCGATGTGCTCCATCAGGAAGCTGCGCGGGCAACTGATTCGCGGGGCGGAAGGCTACAGGCTGTAGTCGTGGATCGCCCTTCATCTGATCCGTCGATTGAAGAAGAATGTGCGGAGGCATATAGACTCCACCGTTTGCGATGGTGCTGACCATCGTTACCAGCTGCACAGGCGTTACACCTATCTCCTGCCCGATGGCCAAAGAAAGGATACTGGTCGCATCCCATTTCTTCGGTTTGCGCAGCAGGCCTCGTGTCTCACTGGGCAACTCAATGCCGGAGCGGTCGCCGAACCCGAAGCCACGGATGTAGTCGTAGAACTTCTGGTTACCGAGCTTCAGCGCCATCTTCGCCGCACCCACGTCGCTCGATCGCTCCAGCGCATACTGCACGGTCACGCGGCCAAGATGACCATCTGATTTGTCGTCGTGCAGCGTGCGTCCGTACATTGTCAGGGCACCGCCTTCGCAATCAACAATATCGGTCGGCTGCACTCCTGCTCCATCGATTGCCGCTGCATAGGTGGCCAGCTTGAAGGTCGAGCCCGGCTCATAAACATCGCTCACAGCAAGGTTCTTGAGGACGCTGGCATCCATGTGCCGCTGATCATTTGGATTGAATCGCGGCGAGACAGCGAGCGCAAGAATGTGGCCTGTGTGCGGATCCTGCACGACCACGGTGCCGTGCTGCGCCTTCATCTTCTCAACCTGTGCATCGAGCGCACGCTCAGCCATGTACTGGATATTGGCATCGATGGTGAGCACCAGGTTCTCGCCCGGCATCGGCTGACTCTCTTCGCTGCCGTAGACATGGCGCTTGGCGTCGAGTGCCGTCAGCATATGACCCGGCGTGCCGTGCATCTCGTCGTCGAACTGACGCTCGAGGCCCCCTAGACCGGTGTCGTCGGTGCCGACGTAGC is a genomic window containing:
- a CDS encoding penicillin-binding protein, with translation MNNAPRQTLTAPIRRIRFVYVALFFCFWTSAIGLRLVWLQVVRHSDFVERAAKQQQRTFEVAPRRGVLYDRNLKELAMTVLVDSIYAVPSELGENRENTAQILAKIVHADPHDNFTSEPQMFARFNASRNFAWVARRVDAETATRVRELNLKGVYFQKEFKRFYPNNDLAAQVLGYVGTDDTGLGGLERQFDDEMHGTPGHMLTALDAKRHVYGSEESQPMPGENLVLTIDANIQYMAERALDAQVEKMKAQHGTVVVQDPHTGHILALAVSPRFNPNDQRHMDASVLKNLAVSDVYEPGSTFKLATYAAAIDGAGVQPTDIVDCEGGALTMYGRTLHDDKSDGHLGRVTVQYALERSSDVGAAKMALKLGNQKFYDYIRGFGFGDRSGIELPSETRGLLRKPKKWDATSILSLAIGQEIGVTPVQLVTMVSTIANGGVYMPPHILLQSTDQMKGDPRLQPVAFRPANQLPAQLPDGAHRVIKELTSAKMRSMMQGIVVEGTGKRAALNGYSAGGKTGTAQKVDPVTHTYSHTKLVASFAGFAPVSNPAISVAVVIDTPTVGTRYGSETSAPVFAEVAQQVLEYLGVPHDQPLKTKSQQQMMLAKNNVEVDDSLADNGANLEQMFAQINELPADDPLRAQSDAAATPAVPAPKATATSNSKSSKLMSLLPAKVVAAFQSGSESTPVLQSAAVASPQVVPAMQSKPNGGVVVDASHRVQVPSFEGLPLRVVVEKAGSLGLRVQPAGSGLAKEQAPAPGTTVPAGTEIVVRFAR